In Ruminococcaceae bacterium R-25, one genomic interval encodes:
- a CDS encoding reverse transcriptase (RNA-dependent DNA polymerase) translates to MSLIDKLFDKSSWERFYEYKDGLRCSKRFKKELREFIDSEAYMEYEQQVRTLTDLPIPAKSIISKMSSRKKRTVYKYPYNFNMLLKLLTYLTLRKYDHIYTSSLYSFRPGVCAKDAIMAIFHTKNIRNMYSYKIDVSDYFNSIPVDKMCDALDKTVTDDDKLLAFMKALLKEERVKSGEVMITEQKGIMAGTPIASFYANLYLKELDEHFKELGVLYARYLDDIIVFANTEEELQTYKDTILEHLKSKGLTVNPAKEVTATPEDGFTFLGVQVKNGDIDIAPASVIKLKQKMRRKARALDRWYHREGLDGTKAASAFIRIFNHKLLEVNEDSDLTWSLWFFPVITTTRSLHEIDLYAQDLLRFLISGKHTKARFNVRYEDLKVLGYRSLVNEYYQP, encoded by the coding sequence GTGTCACTGATCGACAAGCTCTTCGACAAGAGCAGCTGGGAAAGATTCTATGAATATAAGGACGGGCTTAGATGTTCTAAGCGCTTCAAGAAAGAGCTCCGCGAATTCATCGACAGCGAAGCTTACATGGAATATGAACAACAGGTCAGAACGCTTACAGATCTCCCCATCCCCGCCAAGTCGATAATCAGCAAGATGAGTTCGCGAAAAAAGCGCACCGTCTATAAGTATCCTTATAACTTCAACATGCTCTTAAAGCTACTGACTTATCTGACGCTTCGAAAATACGATCACATCTACACCAGCAGCCTTTATTCATTCCGTCCGGGCGTGTGTGCAAAGGATGCGATCATGGCTATCTTCCACACCAAAAACATCAGGAACATGTATTCATATAAGATCGATGTAAGCGATTATTTCAATTCGATCCCGGTCGATAAGATGTGCGATGCTTTAGATAAAACGGTCACCGATGATGATAAGCTTCTCGCCTTCATGAAGGCTCTCTTAAAGGAAGAAAGAGTCAAATCCGGAGAAGTCATGATCACCGAGCAGAAAGGCATTATGGCAGGCACGCCGATTGCTTCATTCTATGCAAATCTCTACCTGAAAGAACTCGATGAACACTTCAAAGAACTGGGCGTTTTATATGCAAGATATTTGGATGACATCATTGTTTTCGCGAACACTGAAGAAGAATTACAAACATATAAGGACACCATCCTGGAACACCTGAAAAGCAAGGGCCTCACGGTCAATCCTGCTAAGGAAGTCACAGCCACGCCTGAAGACGGATTCACATTCCTGGGCGTCCAGGTCAAGAACGGCGATATCGATATCGCGCCGGCATCGGTCATAAAGCTCAAGCAGAAGATGAGAAGGAAAGCCAGAGCACTTGACCGCTGGTATCACAGAGAGGGCTTGGATGGAACAAAGGCTGCGTCCGCTTTCATCCGCATTTTCAACCATAAACTTCTTGAAGTAAATGAAGATTCTGACCTTACATGGAGCCTGTGGTTCTTCCCTGTTATCACGACTACGAGAAGCCTCCACGAGATAGATCTTTACGCGCAGGATCTTCTTAGATTCCTGATAAGCGGAAAGCACACAAAGGCGCGCTTCAACGTAAGATACGAAGACTTGAAAGTATTAGGTTACAGGAGTCTTGTAAACGAGTACTATCAGCCATAA
- a CDS encoding helix-turn-helix protein yields MLSDNIKNLRKQKGYTQETLAQALNIVRQTVSKWEKGYSVPDADMLEKLSEVLEVPVSDLLGKPSEAAEQASELEKISAQLAILNEQMAREMARRKRNRKIKIIIASVIFGLLFIFVASILITHPVSSSIMSGDASNVRVLERQSSLYSQEEIESAIEVIKRDFENDWNGCTLNTIYYAGDEVCADETRERGVKTIVLMSDFTTGNYDFGSLNSNYTYTNWNWILIENEHGRWEHIDHGYG; encoded by the coding sequence ATGCTTAGCGACAACATAAAGAACTTAAGAAAACAGAAAGGCTATACGCAGGAGACCCTTGCGCAGGCTTTAAATATCGTCAGACAGACTGTATCAAAATGGGAGAAGGGATATTCGGTACCTGACGCCGATATGCTCGAGAAACTGTCGGAGGTTTTGGAAGTACCGGTAAGCGATCTCCTTGGCAAGCCCTCAGAAGCTGCTGAGCAAGCCTCAGAGCTCGAGAAGATCTCGGCGCAGCTTGCAATACTTAATGAGCAGATGGCGCGCGAGATGGCCAGACGTAAGCGCAACCGTAAGATCAAGATAATTATTGCCTCAGTCATCTTTGGTCTGCTTTTTATCTTTGTTGCTTCTATTCTGATAACGCATCCTGTCTCCAGCAGTATTATGTCAGGCGATGCATCCAACGTCAGAGTATTAGAACGCCAGTCTTCTTTATATTCACAGGAAGAAATAGAAAGTGCGATCGAAGTTATCAAGCGTGATTTCGAGAATGACTGGAACGGATGCACTCTTAATACCATTTACTATGCAGGCGATGAAGTCTGTGCTGATGAGACGCGCGAAAGAGGTGTTAAGACCATAGTGCTGATGTCGGATTTTACTACCGGCAATTATGATTTCGGCAGTCTTAATTCAAATTACACATATACTAACTGGAACTGGATCCTGATCGAGAATGAGCACGGCCGCTGGGAACATATCGACCACGGTTATGGCTGA